One region of Armigeres subalbatus isolate Guangzhou_Male chromosome 3, GZ_Asu_2, whole genome shotgun sequence genomic DNA includes:
- the LOC134220749 gene encoding lipoyl synthase, mitochondrial codes for MSQISSNFLKNSFQNGKFSCLKNPVQCKHTAANPLVKIRERLESGPSFQDFVQNPSYNREDWTTYEGKLRREKGENDRLRLPPWLKTKIPMGKNFNRIKEQLRELKLATVCEEAKCPNIGECWGGGEHGTQTATIMLMGDTCTRGCRFCSVKTARIPPPLDPAEPTNTASAIASWGLDYIVLTSVDRDDLSDGGCNHIAATIREIKKQNPRIFVECLAPDFRGDLECVKVVANSGLDVYAHNIETVEALTPFVRDRRARYRQSLKVLESIKEINPSMITKTSIMLGLGETDEQIEQTLKDLRSVGVDCLTLGQYMQPTKRHLKVIEYVTPEKFKHWETRGNELGFLYTASGPLVRSSYKAGEFFITSILKNRAEESEKRKAAAAKQGVQSKET; via the exons ATGTCGCAAATATCttcaaattttcttaaaaattctttccaaaatggAAAGTTTAGCTGCCTTAAA AATCCTGTCCAGTGCAAACACACGGCCGCCAATCCTTTGGTAAAGATCCGAGAGCGGCTGGAAAGTGGCCCCAGTTTTCAGGACTTTGTTCAGAACCCGTCGTATAATCGGGAAGATTGGACCACATACGAGGGTAAGCTGCGGCGCGAAAAGGGTGAAAACGATAGGCTCCGATTGCCACCCTGGCTGAAGACGAAGATTCCGATGGGGAAAAATTTCAACCGCATCAAGGAACAGCTGCGTGAGCTGAAGCTGGCCACGGTTTGCGAGGAGGCCAAGTGTCCAAACATTGGCGAATGCTGGGGAGGAGGAGAGCATGGCACGCAGACCGCGACCATCatg CTTATGGGAGATACGTGCACTAGAGGATGTCGTTTCTGTAGTGTTAAGACTGCAAGAATTCCACCTCCTCTGGATCCAGCGGAACCGACAAATACGGCTTCTGCCATCGCATCCTGGGGACTGGATTACATCGTTCTTACATCGGTCGATCGTGATGATTTGTCAGATGGAGGATGCAATCACATTGCGGCCACAATTcgagaaattaaaaaacaaaatccacGAATCTTTGTGGAATGCTTGGCACCGGACTTCCGAGGTGATCTGGAGTGCGTCAAAGTGGTGGCTAACTCCGGTCTGGATGTTTATGCCCACAACATCGAAACGGTGGAAGCTCTGACGCCTTTTGTACGCGACCGACGTGCCCGTTATCGGCAGAGTTTGAAGGTGTTAGAAAGCATCAAAGAGATCAACCCTAGCATGATAACGAAAACTTCGATTATGTTGGGACTTGGTGAAACCGATGAACAGATTGAACAGACTTTGAAGG ATCTTCGTTCCGTCGGGGTAGATTGTCTCACCCTGGGCCAATATATGCAACCCACCAAGCGCCATCTGAAGGTCATCGAGTACGTTACACCGGAAAAGTTTAAACATTGGGAAACTCGCGGCAATGAGCTCGGGTTTTTATACACGGCAAGTGGTCCCCTGGTCAGAAGTTCCTACAAAGCGGGAGAATTTTTCATTACGAGCATATTGAAGAATCGAGCCGAAGAAAGCGAGAAACGCAAAGCAGCAGCAGCGAAACAAGGAGTACAGTCAAAAGAAACATAA